In Oryctolagus cuniculus chromosome 18, mOryCun1.1, whole genome shotgun sequence, the DNA window GTTACCCACGCAGGAGTCTGCGAGCAGGCCGAAGTCGGCGAGAGCGGGCTGGAGTCCCGtctgctgctgctcccagggctgcctgcagGGAACCATTTCTGTAAACACGGGTCGTGTGACACAGACGTGCATCCTGCTTCTGTTGCAGACGGTTACCAGGAGAGCAATGACAGCGAGACCCTGTGTGAGCAGAGTGAGTGGGGCAGACACGCCGAGGGCGTTCACGTCATTCAGTTTACAAGAACGCCCACAAAAGATAAAGCCCGTGGGCTTAGAGACAGCTTTCAGTCTCTTAGCCACGCTGTGCCCCTGCACAGGCAGGAGAACATCTGCGCAGGAGGGGAAACCTTGGGTTTCCAGGAATGTGGGCAAGTTTTGAACCGCAGCCCGCCCCGCAAGGAACAACAGGGAGTCCCTGGGGAGGGGAGTCGGAGTGCGTGTGCTCAGGTCTCCCCGAGCTCCCCTCCTGCTCAGCACGGGAGGAGTCATTCGGACGAGAAGCCTTTTGAGTGTGGGCAGTGCGGCAAGGCCTTCAGTTGGAGCTCCCACCTGGTGGCGCACCAGCGCACGCACACCGGGGAGAAGCCCTACGCGTGCGGCCAGTGCGGCAAGGCCTTCAGCCGCAGCTCCCACCTCGTGTCCCATCAGAGGACTCACACCGGCGAGAAGCCCTACCGCTGTCCCCAGTGCGGCAAGGCCTTCAGCCAGAGCTACGTGCTGGTCGTGCACCAGAGGACGCACAGCGGGGAGCGGCCCTACGCGTGCGGCCAGTGCGGCAAGGCCTTCCGGCAGAGCTACAAGCTCACGGCGCACCAGAGGACGCACACGGGCGAGAAGCCCTACGAGTGCGCCCAGTGCGGGAAGTCCTTCATCCAGAGCTACAAGCTGATCGCGCATCAGAGAGTGCACACCGGCGAGCGGCCCTACGCGTGCGGCCAGTGCGGCAAGGCCTTCAGCCAGAGCTACAAGCTCGTGGCGCACCAGAGGACGCACACGGGGGAGAGGCCCTTTGAGTGCAACGAGTGCGGCAAGTCC includes these proteins:
- the ZNF180 gene encoding zinc finger protein 180 — encoded protein: MSKQSTSDEEPPGEVKTGRLTREDPWVSVCAEARDGTAPLKKRREKQDRLLQEVALTQRKAVTHAGVCEQAEVGESGLESRLLLLPGLPAGNHFCKHGSCDTDVHPASVADGYQESNDSETLCEQSEWGRHAEGVHVIQFTRTPTKDKARGLRDSFQSLSHAVPLHRQENICAGGETLGFQECGQVLNRSPPRKEQQGVPGEGSRSACAQVSPSSPPAQHGRSHSDEKPFECGQCGKAFSWSSHLVAHQRTHTGEKPYACGQCGKAFSRSSHLVSHQRTHTGEKPYRCPQCGKAFSQSYVLVVHQRTHSGERPYACGQCGKAFRQSYKLTAHQRTHTGEKPYECAQCGKSFIQSYKLIAHQRVHTGERPYACGQCGKAFSQSYKLVAHQRTHTGERPFECNECGKSFSWSSQLVAHQRTHTGEKPYACGQCGKSFNRSSHLVMHQRTHTGEKPYACGQCGKAFSQSYVLVVHQRTHTGEKPYACGQCGKAFRQSSCLTQHQRTHTGEKPYACGQCGKTFSLSARLIVHQRTHTGEKPFTCGRCGRAFINSSKLLRHQATHTEEKAAG